In Pyrus communis chromosome 8, drPyrComm1.1, whole genome shotgun sequence, one genomic interval encodes:
- the LOC137743429 gene encoding uncharacterized protein, translating to MVIGEVSYKRLTATMAATHSSSCLSSTSNEKKHWWLSTRKVVEKYMKDARSLITTNEHSEIASAVGLLDAALSISPRLEEALELKARSLLYLRRFKEVADMLQDYIPSLKMATDDASSSSSSSSSGGSDTSSQPLSRERVKLLSSNSGNSSSGPPERDPSFKCFSVSDLKKKVMAGLCKNGEKEGQWRYLVLGQACCHLGLMEDAMALLQTGKRLATAAFRRQSICWSDDSFSLSSFNPSNDMLSSANAPATPPRMLSESETVTHLLTHIKLLLRRRTAAIAALDAGLYSEAIRHFSKILDGRRGAPQGFLAECYMQRASAFRAAGRIAEAIADCNRTLALEPSCIQALDTRASLLETIRCLPDCLHDLEHLKLLYNSILRDRKLLGPAWKRHNVRYREIPGRLCLLTTKIQQLKQRVASGETGNVDYYALIGLRRGCSRSELERAHLLLCLRHKPDKATIFIDRCELVDDRDVDSIRDKAKMSALLLYRLLQKGYSNVMATITEEEAAEKQRKKAAAALQGAQAAAMQVHVSQNQAQESQAAAMESSSSSSWSSNSSNRNRSIHNKNNMHSSSSEAKEAAASFQGVFCRDIAVVGNLLSQVGFNRPIPVKYEALSC from the exons ATGGTGATTGGTGAAGTCTCTTACAAGAGATTAACAGCAACAATGGCTGCTACTCATTCATCTTCCTGTCTCTCTTCCACTTCCAATGAGAAGAAGCACTGGTGGCTTAGCACCCGAAAG GTTGTGGAAAAGTATATGAAAGACGCCAGAAGCCTGATTACGACCAACGAACACAGCGAGATCGCATCGGCTGTGGGCCTTCTGGACGCGGCTCTCTCCATCTCCCCCCGCCTCGAGGAAGCCCTCGAACTCAAAGCCAGGTCTCTCCTCTATCTCCGCCGCTTCAAGGAGGTGGCCGATATGCTCCAGGACTACATTCCCAGCCTCAAAATGGCAACCGACGacgcttcctcctcctcctcctcctcctcctctgggGGCTCTGACACTTCGTCTCAGCCGCTTTCCCGGGAGCGAGTGAAGCTTCTCTCCTCCAACAGCGGCAACTCGTCCTCCGGGCCGCCGGAACGGGATCCTTCCTTCAAGTGCTTCTCTGTCTCGGACTTGAAGAAGAAGGTGATGGCAGGCCTCTGTAAAAACGGCGAAAAGGAAGGGCAATGGAG GTATTTGGTACTGGGCCAGGCGTGTTGCCACCTCGGCCTAATGGAGGACGCCATGGCTCTCCTCCAGACCGGGAAACGCCTCGCCACTGCCGCATTCCGCCGCCAGAGCATATGCTGGTCCGACGACAGTTTCTCTCTGTCCAGCTTCAATCCCTCCAACGACATGCTCTCTTCCGCCAACGCACCCGCCACGCCTCCTAGGATGTTATCCGAGTCCGAAACCGTTACCCATCTCCTCACCCACATTAAGCTCCTCCTCCGCCGCCGAACTGCCGCAATCGCTGCCCTCGACGCAGGCCTTTACTCCGAGGCTATCCGCCACTTCTCCAAAATTTTGGACGGCCGCCGTGGAGCTCCACAGGGATTCCTGGCAGAGTGCTACATGCAGCGCGCCTCTGCTTTCCGGGCAGCGGGGCGGATTGCCGAGGCTATCGCGGACTGCAATCGGACTCTGGCTCTTGAGCCGAGTTGTATACAAGCATTGGACACGAGAGCCTCACTTTTGGAGACCATCCGGTGTTTGCCGGATTGCCTACATGACCTGGAACACTTGAAGCTTTTGTACAACTCCATCTTGAGGGATCGGAAGCTGCTGGGGCCGGCGTGGAAGCGGCACAACGTGAGGTACAGGGAGATTCCGGGGAGGCTGTGTTTGCTGACGACCAAGATACAGCAATTGAAGCAGAGGGTGGCTTCGGGGGAAACAGGAAATGTGGATTACTATGCTTTGATTGGGTTGCGACGGGGGTGTTCGAGGTCCGAGTTGGAGAGAGCACATTTGCTGCTCTGTTTAAGGCACAAGCCCGATAAGGCCACCATTTTTATTGACCGGTGCGAGCTGGTGGATGATCGGGATGTAGATTCAATTAGGGATAAAGCGAAGATGTCAGCTCTGTTGCTTTACAGATTGCTGCAAAAGGGTTATTCAAACGTGATGGCAACCATCACGGAGGAGGAGGCAGCTGAGAAACAGAGGAAGAAAGCTGCAGCTGCATTACAGGGAGCTCAAGCAGCAGCAATGCAAGTGCATGTATCCCAAAACCAAGCCCAAGAATCTCAAGCAGCAGCAATggaatcctcctcctcctcctcttggTCTTCCAATTCTAGCAATAGGAATCGTAGTATTCATAACAAGAATAATATGCATTCGTCGTCATCGGAAGCGAAAGAAGCGGCGGCGTCGTTCCAAGGGGTGTTTTGCAGAGACATTGCGGTGGTGGGGAATTTGCTGTCGCAGGTTGGGTTTAACCGCCCAATTCCAGTCAAGTATGAGGCACTGAGCTGCTGA